Proteins encoded by one window of Streptomyces sp. LX-29:
- a CDS encoding zf-TFIIB domain-containing protein yields MQCPKCHAPMHTYNRSGVQIEQCSGCRGIFLDYGELESLTQLEAQWTQAAPPPPPPAPQAYPAAPAWGAPHQGHHGHHGHRHRTFGRMLFSS; encoded by the coding sequence ATGCAGTGTCCCAAGTGCCATGCGCCGATGCATACGTACAACCGCAGCGGCGTCCAGATCGAGCAGTGCAGTGGCTGCCGGGGGATCTTCCTGGACTACGGCGAGCTGGAGTCGCTGACCCAGCTTGAGGCGCAGTGGACGCAGGCCGCCCCGCCGCCGCCCCCGCCGGCCCCGCAGGCGTACCCGGCCGCTCCCGCGTGGGGTGCGCCGCACCAGGGCCACCACGGGCACCACGGCCACCGGCACCGCACCTTCGGCCGCATGCTCTTCTCGTCCTGA
- a CDS encoding serine/threonine protein kinase, producing the protein MAMMRLRREDPRVVGSFRLHRRLGAGGMGVVYLGSDRRGQRVALKVIRPDLAEDQEFRSRFAREVSAARRIRGGCTARLVAADLEADRPWFATQYVPGPSLHDKVNEDGPLPAAEVAAVGSALAEGLLAVHDAGVVHRDLKPSNILLSPKGPRIIDFGIAWATGASTLTHVGTAVGSPGFLAPEQVRGAAVTPATDVFSLGATLAYACTADSPFGHGSSEVMLYRVVHEEPQLHGVPDALAPLIHACLAKDPDERPSTLQLSLRLKEIAAREAHGHGLSDPRPPGPRTQSERPTGQRADEYARQRTERRAEDSPSTRPHHNPRSAAQRPSSQRPSSPRTGGRSGPERGGAGTPARAGKRAPGRTGSTRPPARTVRTGSGARRPAGPDRRLLRQRLVVFVVVTLLAALGIAAAQGCEGPTRGLGGLTHQAPAAPDAPYGAASPRPLPDDSAAADQV; encoded by the coding sequence ATGGCGATGATGCGGCTCCGACGCGAGGACCCGCGTGTCGTCGGCTCGTTCCGACTCCACCGGCGGCTCGGCGCGGGCGGGATGGGCGTGGTCTACCTCGGCTCCGACCGCCGCGGGCAGCGCGTCGCGCTGAAGGTGATCCGGCCGGATCTCGCCGAGGACCAGGAGTTCCGTTCGCGGTTCGCCCGCGAGGTGTCGGCCGCGCGGCGGATCCGCGGCGGCTGTACGGCCCGGCTGGTGGCGGCCGATCTCGAGGCGGACCGCCCGTGGTTCGCCACCCAGTACGTCCCCGGCCCCTCCCTGCACGACAAGGTCAACGAGGACGGGCCGCTGCCCGCGGCGGAGGTCGCGGCGGTCGGCTCGGCGCTGGCCGAGGGGCTGTTGGCGGTGCACGACGCGGGCGTGGTGCACCGTGACCTCAAGCCGTCCAACATCCTGCTGTCCCCCAAGGGCCCGCGGATCATCGACTTCGGCATCGCCTGGGCGACCGGCGCCAGCACCCTCACCCACGTCGGCACGGCGGTCGGCTCCCCCGGCTTCCTCGCCCCCGAGCAGGTGCGCGGCGCGGCGGTCACCCCCGCCACGGACGTCTTCTCGCTGGGCGCCACGCTCGCCTACGCCTGCACCGCGGACTCGCCCTTCGGGCACGGGAGTTCCGAGGTGATGCTGTACCGGGTGGTGCACGAGGAGCCGCAGCTGCACGGCGTGCCCGACGCGCTGGCCCCGCTGATCCACGCGTGTCTGGCCAAGGACCCGGACGAGCGGCCGAGCACGCTCCAGCTGTCGCTGCGGTTGAAGGAGATCGCGGCCCGCGAGGCACACGGACACGGGCTGTCGGATCCGCGACCGCCGGGCCCCCGCACCCAGTCGGAGCGGCCGACCGGGCAGCGCGCCGACGAGTACGCGCGTCAGCGCACCGAGCGCCGCGCGGAGGACTCGCCGTCCACCCGGCCGCACCACAATCCGCGGTCCGCCGCGCAACGACCCTCGTCCCAGCGGCCGTCCTCTCCGCGCACCGGTGGCCGTTCCGGTCCCGAGCGCGGCGGCGCCGGCACCCCGGCGCGGGCCGGCAAACGCGCGCCGGGCCGTACCGGCTCCACGCGCCCCCCCGCCCGCACGGTCCGCACCGGCTCCGGCGCGCGCCGGCCGGCAGGCCCCGACCGCCGGTTGCTGCGCCAGCGGCTGGTGGTGTTCGTCGTGGTGACGCTGTTGGCGGCGCTGGGCATCGCGGCGGCGCAGGGCTGCGAGGGCCCGACCCGAGGGCTCGGTGGACTGACGCACCAGGCGCCCGCGGCGCCCGACGCCCCGTACGGCGCCGCCTCCCCGCGGCCCCTGCCGGACGACTCCGCCGCGGCCGACCAGGTGTGA
- the cobA gene encoding uroporphyrinogen-III C-methyltransferase produces MPENSAYPVGLRLTGRRVVVLGGGQVAQRRLPALIAAGADILLVSPSATASVEAMVDAGELRWERRRYRDGDFEGAWYALITTDDPEANAAASAEAEARRVWCVRSDDAEAASAWTPATGRSEGVTVAVLTGRDPRRSAAVRDAVVEGLRDGTLAAPHRRTRVPGVALVGGGPGDPDLITVRGRRLLAEADVVIADRLGPRDLLDELPPHVEVIDAAKIPYGRFMAQEAINNALIEHAKAGKAVVRLKGGDPFVFGRGLEEVEALAEAGIACTVVPGISSSISVPGAVGIPVTHRGVAHEFTVVSGHVAPDDPRSLVDWSALARLRGTLVLLMAVEKIGAIAAALIEHGKEADTPVAVVQEGTTASQRRVDATLATVGETVVAEGVRPPAVIVIGDVVALGSDPLK; encoded by the coding sequence ATGCCCGAGAACTCCGCTTACCCCGTTGGCCTGCGCCTGACCGGTCGGCGTGTCGTCGTGCTCGGCGGCGGTCAGGTCGCGCAGCGTCGACTTCCCGCACTGATCGCGGCCGGCGCGGACATCCTGCTGGTGTCGCCGTCGGCCACCGCGTCCGTGGAGGCGATGGTGGACGCCGGAGAGCTCCGTTGGGAGCGCCGCCGCTACCGGGACGGCGACTTCGAGGGTGCCTGGTACGCCCTGATCACCACCGACGACCCGGAGGCCAACGCGGCGGCGTCGGCGGAGGCCGAGGCGCGCCGGGTGTGGTGCGTGCGCTCCGACGACGCCGAGGCCGCCTCGGCGTGGACGCCCGCCACCGGGCGCAGCGAGGGCGTGACGGTGGCCGTGCTGACCGGGCGCGACCCCCGCCGGAGCGCGGCGGTGCGGGACGCGGTGGTCGAGGGGCTGCGGGACGGCACCCTCGCGGCGCCGCACCGCAGGACCCGGGTGCCGGGGGTGGCGCTGGTCGGCGGCGGTCCGGGCGACCCCGACCTGATCACGGTGCGCGGGCGGCGACTGCTGGCCGAGGCGGACGTGGTGATCGCCGACCGACTGGGCCCGAGGGACCTGCTGGACGAGCTGCCGCCGCACGTCGAGGTGATCGACGCGGCGAAGATCCCGTACGGCCGTTTCATGGCCCAGGAGGCGATCAACAACGCGCTGATCGAGCACGCCAAGGCGGGTAAGGCCGTGGTGCGTCTGAAGGGCGGCGACCCGTTCGTCTTCGGTCGGGGTCTGGAGGAGGTCGAGGCGCTGGCCGAGGCCGGCATCGCCTGCACCGTGGTCCCCGGCATCTCCAGCTCCATCAGCGTGCCGGGCGCGGTGGGGATCCCGGTCACCCACCGCGGCGTGGCCCACGAGTTCACCGTGGTCAGCGGGCACGTCGCCCCCGACGACCCGCGTTCGCTGGTGGACTGGTCGGCGCTGGCGAGGCTGCGCGGCACCCTGGTGCTGCTCATGGCCGTGGAGAAGATAGGGGCCATCGCCGCCGCGCTGATCGAGCACGGCAAGGAGGCGGACACCCCGGTCGCCGTGGTCCAGGAGGGCACCACCGCGTCCCAGCGGCGCGTGGACGCGACCCTGGCGACGGTGGGGGAGACGGTGGTGGCGGAGGGCGTGCGGCCGCCGGCGGTCATCGTGATCGGCGACGTCGTCGCGCTGGGCTCCGACCCACTCAAGTAA
- a CDS encoding RNA methyltransferase: MAELITIDDADDPRLSDYVGLTDVELRRRREPEEGLFIAEGEKVIRRARQAGYEMRSMLLSAKWVDVMRDVIDEVPAPVYAVSPAVAERVTGYHVHRGALASMRRKPLPGAAELLATARRVVIMESVNDHANIGAVYRSAAALGMDAVLLSPDCADPLYRRSVKVSMGAVFSVPYARLETWPRGLDAVRDAGFSLLALTPDAKATTIDEAAPHRLERVALMLGAEGDGLSRQALMAADEWVRIPMAHGVDSLNVGAAAAVAFYAVTSGRPSD, encoded by the coding sequence GTGGCTGAACTCATCACCATCGATGACGCGGACGACCCGCGGCTGAGCGACTACGTCGGGCTGACCGACGTCGAACTGCGGCGCCGGCGCGAGCCGGAAGAGGGCCTGTTCATCGCCGAGGGCGAGAAGGTGATCCGGCGGGCTCGTCAGGCCGGGTACGAGATGCGCTCCATGCTCCTCTCGGCGAAGTGGGTCGATGTGATGCGGGACGTCATCGACGAGGTCCCCGCTCCCGTCTACGCGGTCAGCCCCGCGGTGGCCGAGCGCGTGACCGGCTACCACGTGCACCGCGGCGCGCTCGCCTCGATGCGGCGCAAGCCGCTGCCGGGCGCCGCGGAACTCCTCGCCACCGCGCGGCGCGTCGTCATCATGGAGTCCGTCAACGACCACGCCAACATCGGCGCCGTGTACCGCAGTGCGGCGGCGCTGGGCATGGACGCGGTGCTGCTCTCCCCGGACTGCGCGGACCCGCTCTACCGGCGGTCGGTCAAGGTGTCGATGGGCGCCGTCTTCTCCGTCCCGTACGCGCGCCTGGAGACCTGGCCGCGTGGCCTGGACGCGGTCCGTGACGCCGGGTTCAGCCTGCTCGCGCTGACCCCGGACGCGAAGGCCACGACCATCGACGAGGCCGCCCCGCACCGACTGGAGCGGGTCGCCCTGATGCTGGGCGCGGAGGGCGACGGGCTGTCCCGCCAGGCCCTGATGGCCGCCGACGAGTGGGTGCGCATCCCGATGGCGCACGGCGTCGACTCGCTCAACGTGGGCGCCGCGGCCGCCGTCGCGTTCTACGCGGTCACCTCGGGACGCCCGAGCGACTGA
- the cobT gene encoding nicotinate-nucleotide--dimethylbenzimidazole phosphoribosyltransferase encodes MTDTGQVPGEGLPENAGGQPVLPPHSGDVHLPSDHAPVESGAPAGPGVPGHAAGSAPAPGGYTFLDPQDAQEAHDIGGDEDDLLLMPGAQGAWMDQPAQVPQQPPQAAGVAAPGAAVPGAHAVGGQDAGVGSGPVEYADARIPQPASPLQAGVSVPAPTAPVSAHATPPGGVPRRPLHMGPPVPETPTGGVVRSLADRGPAGAPAVVPQGMPVSVPSSLIQGPPTSGPEYLDIPRDDTGHLSTPQLVDAPVAAEPWSAQPQPGTPAPVAQAAPAATASPAETVGRPAEAVLPAPAAAEPVAVTPAQAAVPAEAVAVPAEAVVGEAGAVPVVVSATATATAPDAVAAPEAAVPTEPAAATTAEQPPAGPVPVAAPIPAEVAMPAAGAEWGAPAEGAPTEGLTGAAAAPAAEVVSGAEVVAGAEVVAGDAGAAGAGVTASTAAAADPAGEQTPAAVESPEAPVPAEAVAAPEAPAPAAASPEAVVSPGQSAAVAAPVAEPAPSDDAAPSPDAAAPTEAAASAVEPAAAADVSDAAVAEAGPDAAVVTDGAVAETAPAPAEEVAPPVAAFVPAQAADEPATVDQTPAQPLPLPAQGGAPDAVVPQPMPQPAPESGQVPGPQAEQAPQPQQIVEGVAESLSPEDSIDNGQGAEEAATAAAGATVESAAGEAAQAPAEPAPDQGTAPADEVCAATASAEPDPAAEAAPEAVADRTAPAEAAAPVAGDAAAEAPAESDAAAGAPTEAEQVAAEPVATAESVATADDAAAQESADPESADAETAGPESAAPEGGVEEQAAEEQAAEEPVMEAVGEDIAEVVDEALAEAAAAETVVLDGVDAVAVGDMAPAADGAEDADLESGPLTPPAEGFGEAERAAVHRVIRERRDIRNGFRNDPIPHEVLLRVLEAAHTAPSVGHSQPWDFVVIRSAETRRAMHELAMRQREAYAKSLPKARAKQFKELKIEAILDTPVNIVVTADPTRGGRHTLGRHTQPQMAPYSSALAVENLWLAARAEGLGVGWVSFFDEREMVRELGLPEHLEVVAYLCVGYVDEFPDEPELMQAGWSKRRPLSWVVHEETYGRRALPGEDPHDLLQETLRGIRPLDAKALGEAWERQKRMTKPSGALGMLEIISAQLSGLSRQCPPPIPEPAAVAIFAGDHGVHAQGVTAWPKEVTGQMVANFLGGGAVCNAFANQVGAEVCIVDVGVASELPSTPGLLPRKVRAGTDDFTVGPAMSREEALRAIEVGIETARDLVAAGNKALLTGEMGIANTTVSAALISVYTGADPAEITGRGTGINDEMHARKIDVVRRALELHQPDPTDPIGVLAAVGGLEHAAIVGMVLGAASLRTPVILDGVSAGAAALVARAIAPEALAACIAGHRSAEPGHRAALTKLGLRPLVDLDLRLGEGTGALLALPVVQSAARAMHEVATFDSAGVTEKG; translated from the coding sequence ATGACCGACACCGGCCAGGTCCCGGGCGAGGGACTGCCGGAGAACGCAGGCGGACAACCCGTACTTCCGCCGCACTCCGGAGACGTGCACCTTCCCAGTGATCATGCCCCTGTCGAGTCCGGCGCGCCGGCCGGCCCCGGAGTACCGGGGCATGCCGCCGGTTCCGCGCCCGCTCCCGGGGGGTACACCTTCCTCGACCCGCAGGACGCCCAGGAGGCGCACGACATCGGCGGCGACGAGGACGACCTGCTGCTGATGCCGGGCGCCCAGGGTGCCTGGATGGACCAGCCGGCGCAGGTCCCGCAACAGCCGCCGCAGGCCGCGGGGGTGGCGGCGCCCGGGGCGGCCGTGCCCGGGGCACACGCCGTCGGCGGTCAGGACGCGGGCGTGGGGTCCGGGCCGGTGGAGTACGCCGACGCCCGCATCCCACAGCCCGCTTCGCCGCTTCAGGCGGGTGTGTCGGTCCCCGCCCCCACCGCCCCGGTGTCGGCCCACGCCACCCCGCCCGGCGGAGTCCCGCGCCGCCCGCTGCACATGGGTCCGCCGGTGCCGGAGACGCCGACCGGCGGCGTCGTGCGCTCCCTGGCCGACCGCGGCCCGGCCGGCGCGCCGGCCGTCGTGCCGCAGGGCATGCCGGTGTCCGTGCCCTCCTCGCTGATCCAGGGCCCGCCCACCAGCGGTCCCGAATACCTCGACATCCCGCGCGACGACACGGGGCACCTGTCCACGCCGCAGCTCGTGGACGCCCCCGTGGCCGCCGAACCGTGGTCCGCGCAGCCCCAGCCGGGCACGCCCGCGCCGGTTGCCCAGGCCGCCCCCGCGGCCACGGCGAGCCCAGCAGAAACGGTCGGTCGGCCGGCCGAGGCCGTGCTGCCCGCCCCGGCGGCCGCGGAGCCCGTCGCCGTCACCCCCGCCCAGGCTGCCGTTCCCGCCGAGGCCGTCGCCGTTCCCGCGGAGGCCGTCGTCGGGGAAGCCGGTGCCGTGCCGGTGGTCGTGTCCGCCACCGCGACCGCGACCGCGCCTGACGCGGTGGCGGCGCCGGAAGCCGCGGTGCCGACCGAGCCCGCCGCCGCGACCACCGCCGAGCAGCCGCCGGCCGGACCCGTGCCGGTCGCGGCTCCGATCCCCGCCGAAGTCGCGATGCCCGCGGCGGGTGCGGAGTGGGGAGCTCCGGCCGAGGGGGCGCCCACCGAGGGCCTGACCGGTGCCGCGGCCGCGCCCGCAGCCGAGGTCGTCTCCGGAGCCGAGGTCGTGGCCGGTGCCGAGGTCGTGGCCGGTGACGCCGGCGCGGCCGGTGCCGGCGTCACCGCGTCCACCGCGGCGGCCGCCGATCCCGCGGGCGAGCAGACGCCCGCCGCGGTGGAGTCCCCGGAGGCCCCGGTGCCCGCTGAGGCCGTGGCCGCCCCGGAGGCGCCGGCACCCGCCGCCGCGAGCCCCGAGGCCGTCGTGTCGCCGGGACAGTCGGCGGCCGTGGCCGCTCCGGTCGCCGAGCCCGCGCCGAGCGATGACGCCGCGCCGAGCCCCGACGCCGCCGCCCCGACCGAGGCCGCCGCCTCCGCCGTGGAGCCCGCCGCGGCGGCCGACGTCTCCGATGCCGCCGTCGCCGAAGCCGGACCCGACGCCGCCGTCGTGACCGACGGCGCGGTCGCCGAGACCGCTCCCGCTCCCGCGGAGGAGGTCGCCCCGCCCGTGGCCGCGTTCGTGCCCGCTCAGGCGGCGGACGAGCCCGCCACCGTGGACCAGACCCCGGCCCAGCCGCTGCCTCTTCCCGCCCAGGGCGGCGCCCCCGACGCGGTGGTGCCGCAGCCCATGCCGCAGCCCGCGCCGGAGAGCGGCCAGGTGCCGGGCCCGCAGGCCGAGCAGGCCCCGCAGCCCCAGCAGATCGTGGAGGGCGTCGCGGAATCCCTTTCCCCGGAGGACTCGATAGACAACGGGCAGGGCGCGGAGGAGGCGGCCACGGCCGCCGCCGGCGCCACGGTGGAGAGCGCGGCCGGGGAGGCCGCCCAGGCACCGGCCGAACCGGCCCCCGACCAGGGGACGGCACCCGCGGACGAGGTCTGTGCGGCCACGGCCTCCGCGGAGCCGGATCCCGCCGCCGAGGCGGCCCCGGAAGCGGTCGCCGACCGGACGGCCCCCGCGGAAGCGGCCGCTCCGGTCGCCGGTGACGCGGCTGCCGAGGCGCCGGCCGAGAGCGACGCGGCCGCCGGAGCACCGACCGAGGCGGAGCAGGTCGCCGCCGAGCCGGTGGCCACCGCGGAGTCGGTCGCCACCGCGGACGACGCCGCGGCCCAGGAGTCCGCCGACCCGGAGTCCGCCGACGCGGAGACCGCCGGCCCGGAGTCCGCCGCTCCCGAGGGCGGTGTCGAGGAGCAGGCCGCCGAGGAGCAGGCCGCCGAGGAGCCGGTCATGGAGGCCGTCGGCGAGGACATCGCCGAGGTCGTCGACGAGGCCCTCGCCGAGGCCGCGGCGGCCGAGACCGTCGTGCTCGACGGGGTCGACGCGGTGGCCGTGGGCGACATGGCGCCGGCAGCGGACGGGGCCGAGGACGCCGACCTGGAGTCCGGTCCCCTCACCCCGCCCGCGGAGGGCTTCGGCGAGGCCGAGCGCGCCGCCGTGCACCGCGTGATCCGGGAGCGCCGCGACATCCGCAACGGCTTCCGTAACGACCCCATCCCGCACGAGGTGTTGCTGCGCGTCCTGGAGGCCGCGCACACCGCGCCCAGCGTGGGGCACTCGCAGCCGTGGGACTTCGTCGTCATCCGCTCCGCGGAGACCCGGCGAGCCATGCACGAGCTGGCCATGCGCCAGCGCGAGGCGTACGCCAAGTCCTTGCCGAAGGCGCGGGCCAAGCAGTTCAAGGAACTGAAGATCGAGGCGATCCTCGACACCCCGGTCAACATCGTCGTCACCGCCGACCCGACCCGGGGCGGCCGACACACCCTCGGCCGTCACACCCAGCCGCAGATGGCGCCGTACTCCTCGGCGCTCGCCGTGGAGAACCTCTGGCTCGCCGCGCGCGCGGAGGGGCTCGGCGTGGGCTGGGTCAGCTTCTTCGACGAGCGCGAGATGGTGCGCGAGCTCGGACTGCCCGAGCACCTCGAGGTCGTGGCCTACCTCTGCGTCGGATACGTCGACGAGTTCCCCGACGAGCCCGAGCTGATGCAGGCCGGCTGGTCCAAGCGGCGGCCGCTGTCGTGGGTGGTCCACGAGGAGACCTACGGGCGGCGCGCGCTGCCCGGCGAGGACCCGCACGACCTGCTCCAGGAGACCCTCCGGGGCATCCGCCCGCTGGACGCCAAGGCGCTCGGCGAGGCGTGGGAGCGGCAGAAGCGGATGACCAAGCCGTCCGGCGCGCTGGGCATGCTGGAGATCATCTCCGCGCAGCTCAGCGGGCTGTCCCGGCAGTGCCCGCCGCCGATCCCGGAGCCCGCCGCCGTGGCGATCTTCGCGGGTGACCACGGGGTGCACGCCCAGGGCGTCACCGCCTGGCCCAAGGAGGTCACCGGCCAGATGGTCGCGAACTTCCTCGGCGGCGGCGCGGTCTGCAACGCCTTCGCCAACCAGGTCGGCGCCGAGGTGTGCATCGTCGACGTCGGCGTCGCCAGCGAGCTGCCCAGCACGCCGGGGCTGCTGCCGCGCAAGGTGCGCGCGGGCACCGACGACTTCACCGTCGGCCCCGCGATGAGCCGCGAGGAGGCGCTGCGGGCCATCGAGGTCGGCATCGAGACCGCGCGGGACCTGGTCGCGGCGGGCAACAAGGCCCTGCTCACCGGTGAGATGGGCATCGCCAACACCACCGTCTCGGCCGCCCTCATCTCGGTCTACACCGGCGCGGATCCGGCCGAGATCACCGGTCGTGGCACCGGCATCAACGACGAGATGCACGCCCGCAAGATCGACGTCGTGCGGCGCGCGCTGGAGCTGCACCAGCCCGACCCGACCGACCCCATCGGGGTGCTCGCGGCCGTGGGCGGCCTGGAGCACGCGGCGATCGTCGGCATGGTGCTGGGCGCCGCCTCGCTGCGCACCCCGGTCATCCTGGACGGGGTGAGCGCGGGCGCGGCGGCGCTGGTGGCCCGCGCGATCGCCCCCGAGGCGCTGGCTGCCTGCATCGCGGGGCACCGCAGCGCCGAACCGGGGCACAGGGCCGCGCTGACCAAGCTGGGGCTCCGGCCGCTGGTCGACCTCGACCTGCGGCTCGGCGAGGGCACCGGCGCGCTGCTGGCGCTGCCGGTGGTCCAGAGCGCGGCGCGGGCCATGCACGAGGTGGCCACGTTCGACTCGGCGGGCGTCACCGAGAAGGGCTGA
- a CDS encoding aminoglycoside phosphotransferase family protein yields the protein MADRGSELVGWLAEAARRMGAVSGYGDAGEATVLADRDDATVVRLGDVVAKAHAPVEGPREAEALAARVRLATDAHLAGILLPPLTAEVGTLPGGRPVSLWPYGAPVAPERPEDAPWEAAGTLLARLHAIPVTSLHAIPVTRTAGLSPVTAAGHRPPLSPIPPISPIPPMRGPAKAARAVDRLRAALRERGEAGGAHPAEPPADAVAGPGTGDATPSRLGPAEEPAASRTVDVIFGMREVAHRAPTHHVAAHRAAAASVLRAWGTLPAWARGEADSPRADALCHGDLHLGQLVRHPAPEGPWLLIDVDDMGLGEPAWDLARPAAWYATGLLDPADWARFLGAYRAAGGRAVPPEGDPWAELDAPARALTVQTAATALLKAMAADRPLDGVEEALVEACTRMSALAEAVG from the coding sequence GTGGCGGACAGAGGGTCGGAGCTGGTGGGCTGGCTGGCGGAGGCCGCTCGTCGGATGGGCGCCGTGAGCGGGTACGGCGACGCCGGCGAGGCGACCGTGTTGGCGGACCGGGACGACGCCACCGTCGTACGCCTCGGGGACGTCGTCGCCAAGGCGCACGCTCCTGTCGAGGGCCCGCGAGAGGCGGAGGCGCTCGCCGCGCGGGTGCGGCTCGCCACCGACGCTCACCTCGCGGGCATCCTGCTCCCGCCCCTGACGGCCGAGGTCGGCACGCTGCCCGGTGGTCGACCGGTGTCGCTGTGGCCGTACGGTGCGCCGGTGGCGCCGGAACGCCCCGAGGACGCGCCCTGGGAGGCCGCGGGGACGCTGTTGGCGCGGCTGCACGCGATCCCCGTGACGAGCCTGCACGCGATCCCCGTGACGAGGACGGCCGGGCTCTCGCCCGTGACCGCGGCCGGTCACCGCCCGCCGCTCTCGCCGATTCCGCCGATTTCGCCGATTCCGCCGATGCGTGGCCCCGCCAAGGCCGCCCGTGCCGTGGACCGGCTCCGTGCGGCGCTCCGCGAGCGCGGCGAGGCGGGCGGCGCCCACCCCGCCGAACCGCCCGCCGACGCCGTGGCCGGCCCGGGGACCGGGGACGCGACCCCGAGCCGCCTCGGCCCCGCGGAGGAGCCCGCGGCCTCCCGCACCGTCGACGTGATCTTCGGCATGCGGGAGGTCGCCCACCGCGCGCCCACCCACCATGTGGCCGCGCACCGCGCGGCCGCCGCGTCCGTGCTGCGGGCCTGGGGCACGCTGCCCGCCTGGGCACGCGGGGAGGCGGACTCGCCCCGGGCGGATGCGCTGTGCCATGGGGACCTGCACCTGGGGCAGCTGGTGCGGCATCCCGCCCCGGAGGGGCCGTGGCTGCTGATCGACGTGGACGACATGGGGCTGGGGGAGCCGGCGTGGGACCTGGCCCGGCCGGCGGCCTGGTACGCGACCGGGCTGCTGGACCCGGCGGACTGGGCGCGCTTCCTCGGCGCCTACCGCGCGGCGGGCGGCCGGGCGGTCCCGCCCGAGGGCGACCCGTGGGCGGAACTGGACGCGCCCGCTCGCGCGCTGACCGTGCAGACCGCGGCCACGGCGCTGCTCAAGGCCATGGCGGCGGACCGGCCGTTGGACGGGGTGGAGGAGGCCCTGGTGGAAGCGTGCACCCGTATGAGCGCCCTCGCCGAGGCCGTAGGGTGA
- the cbiE gene encoding precorrin-6y C5,15-methyltransferase (decarboxylating) subunit CbiE, with the protein MADRVTVIGWDGSPLTDAARSALAAATLVAGAPHHLALPEIPSGAERITLGSVELAARRIAQHRGSPVVLADGDPGYFGVVRTLRAPEYGLEVEVVPAVSSVAAAFARAGMPWDDAHVVVAHSRDLRRAVNVCRAHGKVAVLTSPGAGPVELALLLEGVHRTFVICEALGTAQEQVTVLTSDKVADHVWRDPNVVIVIGGAAPAASPAQGAGYRSKQGGGWLAGREVGYPGPVRGWALPASAYATVLGEGEAPQLRAAQLARLGPRVGDLVWDIGAGSGAAAVEAAGFGAAVIAVDRDPEACRRVGVLARRFGVRMQIVHGLAPQVLEDLPEPDVVRVGGGGAAVVAACAARRPERIVAHAGTRDEAEEIGRALADGGYGVECALLQSVEMDTRVWAERERAVGFLLCGHRPHP; encoded by the coding sequence ATGGCCGACCGCGTCACGGTGATCGGTTGGGACGGTTCCCCGCTCACGGACGCGGCTCGCTCCGCCCTCGCGGCCGCCACTCTGGTGGCCGGCGCCCCGCACCATCTGGCGCTGCCGGAGATCCCGTCCGGCGCGGAGCGGATCACCCTCGGCAGCGTGGAGCTCGCCGCCCGCCGCATCGCCCAGCACCGCGGTTCCCCCGTGGTCCTCGCCGACGGCGACCCGGGCTACTTCGGCGTCGTACGCACCCTGCGCGCGCCCGAGTACGGCCTGGAGGTCGAGGTCGTGCCCGCGGTCTCCTCGGTCGCCGCCGCCTTCGCGCGGGCCGGGATGCCCTGGGACGACGCCCATGTGGTCGTCGCCCACAGCCGCGACCTGCGGCGTGCGGTCAACGTCTGCCGCGCGCACGGCAAGGTCGCCGTGCTCACCTCGCCGGGCGCCGGCCCGGTCGAACTGGCGCTGCTGCTGGAGGGCGTGCACCGCACGTTCGTCATCTGTGAGGCGCTGGGCACCGCGCAGGAGCAGGTGACCGTGCTCACCTCGGACAAGGTCGCCGACCACGTCTGGCGCGATCCGAACGTCGTCATCGTCATCGGCGGCGCGGCCCCGGCCGCCTCGCCGGCGCAGGGGGCCGGATACCGCTCCAAGCAGGGCGGGGGCTGGCTGGCGGGGCGCGAGGTGGGCTACCCCGGCCCGGTGCGCGGCTGGGCGCTGCCGGCCTCCGCGTACGCCACGGTGCTGGGCGAGGGCGAGGCCCCGCAGCTGCGCGCCGCGCAACTCGCTCGTCTGGGGCCGCGCGTGGGCGACCTGGTGTGGGACATCGGCGCGGGCAGCGGCGCGGCGGCCGTGGAGGCGGCCGGGTTCGGCGCGGCGGTCATCGCCGTCGACCGGGACCCGGAGGCGTGCCGGCGCGTCGGTGTCCTGGCCCGCCGCTTCGGCGTCCGGATGCAGATCGTGCACGGGCTCGCGCCGCAGGTGCTGGAGGACCTTCCGGAGCCGGACGTGGTACGGGTCGGTGGCGGCGGAGCGGCCGTGGTGGCCGCCTGCGCGGCGCGTCGCCCGGAGCGGATCGTGGCGCACGCGGGCACCCGCGACGAGGCGGAGGAGATCGGCCGGGCGCTCGCCGACGGGGGATATGGCGTGGAATGCGCCCTGTTGCAGTCGGTGGAGATGGACACCCGCGTGTGGGCCGAGCGCGAACGCGCCGTCGGCTTCTTGTTGTGCGGTCACCGGCCTCACCCCTGA